A single genomic interval of Takifugu flavidus isolate HTHZ2018 chromosome 19, ASM371156v2, whole genome shotgun sequence harbors:
- the ubxn2a gene encoding UBX domain-containing protein 2A isoform X1, with protein MKEGETVSGEEAENCTENEEEAPMSRSFSVEDLLDEVEKICYEASGAKVEMVVRLWKDGFTVNDEEFRSYSVPENQDFLDAIKRGELPGEWESRAEKEELEISVEDLTEENYLPKKKVFHPFSGRGYRLGSVAPRVVARSPSVHEDGESPPIPMVTLDHALPVTSLQIWLADGRRLVQRFNLSHRIIDVQDFVARSQRSCPPFILTTSLPFRELSDKDLSLEEADLANAVIVQRPLNTEAPFGHS; from the exons ATGAAAGAAGGTGAAACTGTGAGTGGGGAGGAAGCTGAAAACTG CACAGAAAATGAAGAGGAAGCCCCAATGAGCCGTAGTTTCTCTGTGGAGGATCTCCTTGATGAGGTGGAGAAGATCTGCTATGAAGCCTcgggggcaaag GTCGAGATGGTGGTGAGGCTGTGGAAGGATGGGTTCACAGTAAACGATGAGGAGTTTCGTAGCTACTCTGTTCCAGAGAATCAAGACTTCCTGGATGCCATCAAAAGAGG GGAGCTTCCGGGAGAATGGGAGAGCAGAGcggagaaagaggagctggagatcagTGTGGAGGATCTAACAGAGGAAAATTATTTGCCAAAGAAAAAGGTCTTTCACCCCTTCAGTGGCCGTGGATATCGGCTTGGCAG TGTTGCACCCAGAGTTGTTGCCAGGTCACCATCTGTGCATGAGGATGGAGAATCTCCTCCTATTCCCATGGTAACATTAGACCACGCCCTTCCTGTTACCTCCCTGCAGATCTGGTTGGCTGATGGCCGGAGATTGGTGCAAAGGTTTAACCTATCGCATCG gATCATTGACGTTCAAGATTTTGTTGCACGTTCCCAGAGAAGCTGCCCGCCGTTCATCCTCACAACATCGCTGCCTTTCCGAGAGCTCAGCGACAAAGATTTAAGTTTAGAAGAAGCAGATTTGGCCAACGCTGTTATTGTCCAGAGGCCCCTGAACACAGAGGCTCCGTTTGGACACTCCTGA
- the ubxn2a gene encoding UBX domain-containing protein 2A isoform X2, with product MSRSFSVEDLLDEVEKICYEASGAKVEMVVRLWKDGFTVNDEEFRSYSVPENQDFLDAIKRGELPGEWESRAEKEELEISVEDLTEENYLPKKKVFHPFSGRGYRLGSVAPRVVARSPSVHEDGESPPIPMVTLDHALPVTSLQIWLADGRRLVQRFNLSHRIIDVQDFVARSQRSCPPFILTTSLPFRELSDKDLSLEEADLANAVIVQRPLNTEAPFGHS from the exons ATGAGCCGTAGTTTCTCTGTGGAGGATCTCCTTGATGAGGTGGAGAAGATCTGCTATGAAGCCTcgggggcaaag GTCGAGATGGTGGTGAGGCTGTGGAAGGATGGGTTCACAGTAAACGATGAGGAGTTTCGTAGCTACTCTGTTCCAGAGAATCAAGACTTCCTGGATGCCATCAAAAGAGG GGAGCTTCCGGGAGAATGGGAGAGCAGAGcggagaaagaggagctggagatcagTGTGGAGGATCTAACAGAGGAAAATTATTTGCCAAAGAAAAAGGTCTTTCACCCCTTCAGTGGCCGTGGATATCGGCTTGGCAG TGTTGCACCCAGAGTTGTTGCCAGGTCACCATCTGTGCATGAGGATGGAGAATCTCCTCCTATTCCCATGGTAACATTAGACCACGCCCTTCCTGTTACCTCCCTGCAGATCTGGTTGGCTGATGGCCGGAGATTGGTGCAAAGGTTTAACCTATCGCATCG gATCATTGACGTTCAAGATTTTGTTGCACGTTCCCAGAGAAGCTGCCCGCCGTTCATCCTCACAACATCGCTGCCTTTCCGAGAGCTCAGCGACAAAGATTTAAGTTTAGAAGAAGCAGATTTGGCCAACGCTGTTATTGTCCAGAGGCCCCTGAACACAGAGGCTCCGTTTGGACACTCCTGA
- the mfsd2b gene encoding major facilitator superfamily domain-containing protein 2B — protein sequence MAAKNDRAVRREQEELPTTGSSALTHTRSQSHIQFHPVTHHTTQWQTPRALAHTRSHSHTHFSTVSHTQPQRFGCRLTHSLSAMTKGERGAHVSAGKLIKPTEPLFPKSPQQTELGQKLSLCSKLCFAIGGVPKEVAASATAFFLQIYLLDVAQINAVQASMVLFIGKAWGAVTDPIVGFFITKSRWTKIGRLMPWMVGCTPFLMVSYFYLWFVPPFITGRFVWYLGFYCLYQTLITCFHVPYSALTMFLSTDQRERDSATAYRMTMEVLGTLVGAAIQGQIVASAHTKKHCPTHNISAGHLGNGSGTEIIKSLLHSQDYLSHSKEVYMIAAGIIGGVFLVCTVVMFLGVKEKEDPYCPRTEKQIPFYKGFILVMRHGPYLTLTAAFLFITVAIQLVQSNFVLFCTYAADLRDHFQNIVLTILVSAVISIPLWQWFLQRFGKKTAAFCGITWIMPFTMMLVLIPSVVVAYVVAVSSGLSVAASLLLPWSMLPDVVDDFRLANPYSKGHEAIFYSFYVFFTKFAAGISLGVSTLCLEFAGYDTGACKQPAPVVYTLKLLIGAAPVAFIVTGLMILLLYPISEDVRLRNKVCLDELRKQSIGSRTMEDLNNV from the exons ATGGCGGCAAAAAATGACAGAGCTGTCCgacgggagcaggaggagctcccGACCACAGGTTCCAGCGCCCTCACGCACACGCGGAGCCAGAGCCACATCCAGTTTCACCCcgtcacacaccacaccacccaGTGGCAGACTCCTCGGGCTCTGGCTCACACCAGGAGCCACAGTCACACTCACTTCAGCACCGTCTCGCACACACAGCCACAGAGGTTCGGCTGTCGCCTCACGCACAGCCTCTCAGCCATGACCAAAGGGGAGAGGGGAGCGCACGTCTCCGCGGGGAAGCTCATCAAACCCACAGAACCACTCTTCCCAAAATCTCCTCAGCAG ACCGAGCTGGGTCAGAAACTGTCACTATGCAGCAAACTCTGCTTTGCCATTGGTGGAGTCCCGAAGGAGGTGGCTGCCAGCGCCACGGCCTTCTTTCTGCAAATCTACCTGCTTGATGTTGCCCAG attAATGCTGTCCAGGCCTCCATGGTGCTCTTCATCGGTAAAGCCTGGGGTGCAGTCACCGACCCAATTGTTGGTTTCTTCATAACAAAGAGCAGATGGACCAAGATTGGGAGACTCATGCCCTG GATGGTGGGCTGCACTCCATTCCTCATGGTCTCCTACTTCTACCTTTGGTTTGTTCCTCCCTTCATCACCGGGAGGTTCGTCTGGTATCTAGGATTCTACTGTCTCTATCAAACGCTCATCACC TGCTTCCATGTGCCTTATTCCGCTCTCACCATGTTTCTGAGCACAGACCAGCGGGAGAGAGACTCCGCCACTGCCTACC GGATGACAATGGAGGTACTGGGGACACTTGTGGGCGCAGCCATCCAGGGTCAGATTGTGGCCAGCGCTCACACCAAGAAGCACTGCCCGACACACAACATCTCCGCCGGTCACCTTGGGAACGGCAGCGGGACGGAGATCATCAAGAGCCTCCTGCACTCCCAGGACTACCTGTCACATTCT aagGAGGTGTACATGATAGCGGCCGGCATTATAGGAGGAGTGTTTCTCGTCTGCACGGTGGTGATGTTCCTGGGAGTCAAAGAGAAGGAAG ATCCATACTGCCCGAGGACGGAGAAGCAGATCCCCTTCTACAAGGGCTTCATCCTGGTGATGAGACACGGGCCGTACCTCACTTTAACCGCCGCTTTCCTCTTCATAACTGTCGCGATTCAG CTGGTCCAGAGTAACTTCGTGCTCTTCTGCACTTACGCTGCAGACCTGAGGGATCACTTCCAGAATATTGTGCTGACCATCCTG gtttctgctgtGATTAGCATCCCGCTGTGGCAGTGGTTTCTGCAAAGGTTTGGGAAGAAGACAGCAGCTTTTTGTGGCATCACA TGGATTATGCCATTTACTATGATGCTGGTGCTGATCCCCAGTGTTGTGGTGGCCTACGTGGTGGCTGTCTCCTCTGGACTGAGTGTAGCTGCCTCACTGCTTCTTCCGTG GTCGATGCTGCCAGACGTGGTGGACGACTTCAGGCTGGCCAACCCCTACTCAAAAGGCCACGAAGCCATCTTCTACTCATTCTATGTGTTCTTCACCAAGTTTGCTGCTGGCATTTCCTTGGGAGTTTCCACGCTCTGCCTGGA atttgCAGGGTATGACACCGGAGCCTGCAAACAACCCGCTCCTGTCGTCTACACCCTAAAGTTGCTGATTGGTGCTGCCCCAGTGGCCTTCATCGTCACAGGATTAATGATCCTGCTGCTTTATCCCATCAGCGAAGATGTACGGCTCAGGAATAAAGTCTGCCTGGATGAGCTACG AAAGCAAAGCATTGGCTCCAGAACGATGGAAGATTTGAATAACGTGTGA
- the wdcp gene encoding WD repeat and coiled-coil-containing protein → MDLGKAKLLRTGLNSLHQAIHPVHGIAWTDGKQVCLTTLYFINGEVKFGDTNVIGQFEHVFGLFWGPLCCSDSPALLAVQHKKHVTVWQLQLSALEQNKLLCTQTCEMSEPFPLLSHGCVWHPKLDILAVLTKRDTSVLFSVRVDNRRTKADIKDSGLIHCACWTKDGTRLVVAIGSALHSYIWNDIQKSLVACSFCPMFDVGGYVCAIAATGEAQVAVATELPLDKICGLNAGMAFDLPSESLPSGDTSDNDSVVDSRRRSVDLDRAYNPASGPLDLTHLLARHRRSDPSPLIHLRHRDSITGSGQDSSHLILVTYERKVTTTRKVSIPGILVPDIVAFDPRGSTVAVASNTCNMVLVYCITAATMPNIQQISLQTNDRPKGVCFLNEKMLLLMVGRQKSNDPVFLQSSNTEKYFLRLFAKELIYEGEAPVTPSPIPRCHESTSKFSPRIRRHSEHLSKEDREHPGIRDLVLPGGVVIRSPGNRRRLVEEVRSCEASPVTSSVDFFDQAPSSAASVTAENFDMDHVSRLTSLTVANQPSRDSSRASSPRPELLDKFHAENTLPLHEKTPSAAKEQALEQLGRNMERLFTRFADVQQCLNEIKDYAQNGKKAQAAYPSASEPPYVNVTCQKQLSENVFIDERRPVLLCDGKLCLRALQDLFNLTVVEMLYGPLWIVLVADTDGFVPLTFKPKEEFTVRNGKRKSPLRTPDTSCPSSPTPSSNPNPTIEAST, encoded by the exons ATGGATCTTGGCAAGGCGAAGCTCCTGAGGACAGGCCTCAACTCTCTTCACCAGGCCATCCATCCTGTGCACGGGATAGCCTGGACGGACGGCAAGCAGGTCTGCCTCACCACCCTCTACTTCATCAATGGTGAGGTGAAGTTTGGAGACACCAATGTCATTGGGCAGTTTGAGCATGTCTTCGGGCTTTTCTGGGGTCCCCTCTGCTGCTCGGACTCCCCCGCCTTGCTGGCTGTTCAGCACAAGAAGCACGTTACTGTGTGGCAACTGCAGCTCAGCGCCCTTGAGCAGAACAAGCTGCTGTGTACTCAGACATGTGAGATGAGCGAGCCTTTTCCCTTGCTCTCGCACGGCTGTGTGTGGCACCCAAAACTGGACATTCTGGCTGTGCTGACCAAGAGGGACActtctgttcttttctctgtGAGGGTGGACAACAGGAGAACCAAAGCAGACATCAAGGACAGTGGACTTATTCACTGTGCGTGTTGGACTAAGGATGGGACGCGCCTGGTGGTGGCCATTGGCAGCGCTCTGCACTCTTACATTTGGAATGACATCCAGAAGAGTCTTGTGGCCTGCTCTTTTTGCCCCATGTTTGATGTGGGAGGCTACGTATGTGCTATCGCCGCCACGGGGGAGGCTCAGGTAGCCGTGGCCACAGAGCTGCCTCTAGATAAAATCTGCGGTTTAAACGCTGGCATGGCCTTTGACCTACCGTCGGAGTCTCTGCCTAGCGGCGATACATCAGACAACGACAGTGTCGTGGACTCACGAAGAAGATCGGTTGATTTAGACAGAGCCTACAACCCCGCCTCAGGCCCTCTCGACCTCACCCATCTTTTAGCGAGGCACAGACGGTCTGACCCCAGCCCGCTCATTCACCTGCGTCATCGAGACAGCATCACGGGCTCCGGCCAGGACTCCTCGCACCTCATCCTGGTCACCTATGAGCGGAAGGTCACCACCACCCGCAAAGTCAGTATCCCGGGGATTCTGGTTCCGGACATCGTGGCATTCGACCCGCGTGGCTCCACGGTGGCAGTAGCGTCCAACACGTGCAACATGGTACTTGTCTACTGCATCACAGCCGCCACCATGCCAAACATCCAGCAGATCTCTCTCCAGACAAACGACAGGCCTAAAGGGGTCTGTTTCCTCAATgagaagatgctgctgttgatggtGGGTAGACAGAAGTCCAATGACCCCGTCTTCCTGCAGTCttcaaatacagaaaaataTTTCCTTCGTCTCTTTGCCAAAGAGTTGATTTACGAGGGAGAGGCGCCGGTCACACCATCCCCCATCCCCCGCTGCCACGAATCCACCTCTAAATTCTCCCCTCGGATTAGAAGGCACTCTGAGCACTTGTCCAAAGAAGACCGGGAGCATCCTGGGATAAGGGACTTGGTGTTACCTGGGGGGGTGGTAATCAGATCACCGGGCAACAGAcggaggctggtggaggaggtgaggagctgCGAGGCCAGCCCTGTCACCAGCTCCGTGGACTTCTTTGACCAAGCCCCATCCAGCGCCGCCTCCGTTACCGCGGAGAATTTCGACATGGACCACGTCAGTCGCTTGACCAGCTTGACGGTGGCCAACCAGCCCAGCAGAGACTCTAGCCGGGCGAGTTCCCCTCGCCCTGAGCTTCTAGACAAGTTCCACGCAGAGAATACTCTTCCTCTGCACGAGAAAACGCCGAGCGCTGCCAAGGAGCAGGCGCTGGAGCAACTGGGCCGTAACATGGAGAGGCTTTTCACACGCTTTGCAGATGTACAGCAGTGCCTAAATGAAATCAAAGATTACGCCCAGAATGGGAAGAAGGCTCAGGCTGCCTACCCCAGTGCCTCAGAACCCCCTTATGTCAATGTCACATGTCAG AAGCAGCTGTCAGAAAATGTGTTCATTGATGAGCGGAGGCCAGTCCTGCTGTGTGATGGGAAGCTGTGTCTGCGTGCCCTCCAAGACCTCTTCAACCTCACTGTTGTGGAGATGTTGTATG GTCCCTTGTGGATTGTACTGGTGGCGGATACAGACGGGTTTGTGCCTCTCACGTTCAAGCCCAAAGAGGAATTTACAGTGCGGAACGGGAAGCGGAAATCTCCCTTAAGAACTCCTGACACTTCATGTCCATCCAGTCCAACTCCAAGCTCCAATCCTAACCCAACTATAGAAGCTTCCACAtag
- the fkbp1b gene encoding peptidyl-prolyl cis-trans isomerase FKBP1B — MGVEVQTISPGDGRTFPKKGQTCVVHYIGTLQNGKKFDSSRDRNKPFKFTIGRNEVIKGWEEGFAQMSLGQRAKITCTADMAYGATGHPGVIPPHATLIFDVELIKLE, encoded by the exons ATGGGGGTGGAAGTCCAGACAATATCTCCCGGGGACG GAAGGACATTTCCAAAGAAGGGCCAGACCTGTGTTGTGCATTACATAG GCACACTGCAGAATGGAAAGAAGTTTGACTCCTCTCGAGACAGGAACAAGCCCTTCAAGTTCACGATCGGACGGAACGAGGTTATTAAAGGCTGGGAGGAAGGATTTGCACAG ATGAGCCTGGGACAGAGGGCAAAAATCACCTGCACAGCGGACATGGCTTATGGAGCCACAGGCCACCCCGGGGTCATCCCTCCACACGCCACTCTTATTTTCGACGTGGAACTAATCAAGCTGGAATGA
- the mmut gene encoding methylmalonyl-CoA mutase, mitochondrial, with translation MLTAHRACAAAAAKHLARACASSARTRRCLLHTSVPCPDRVELHPEWASLAKKQLKGKNPEDLIWHTPEGLDIKPVYTQADSAGRADELPGVFPFTRGPYPTMYTYRPWTIRQYAGFSTVEESNKFYKDNIKAGQQGLSVAFDLPTHRGYDSDNPRVHGDVGMAGVAIDTVEDMKMLFDEIPLEKMSVSMTMNGAVIPVLAMFIVTGEEQGVPKSKLTGTIQNDILKEFMVRNTYIFPPEPSMHAIADIFAYTSKHMPKFNSISISGYHLQEAGADAILEVAYTIANGLEYCRTGLKAGLTIDEFAPRLSFFWGIGMNFYMEIAKLRAARRLWATLIKENFQPKNTKSLLLRTHCQTSGWSLTEQDPYNNVIRTVIEAMAAVFGGTQSLHTNSFDEALGLPTVKSARIARNTQIIVQEESGIPKVADPWGGSHMMEALTDDVYNTALKFIKDIEEMGGMAKAVAEGIPKLRIEECAARRQARIDSGSEVIVGVNKYRLDKEETVEVLAIDNTAVREKQIEKLKKVRQSRDPEAAKKCLEAIEECARTREGNLLALAVEAARARCSVGEITDAMKAVFGEHKASTRMVSGAYRSEYGEQEEIALAHNRIADFKKHEGRNPRLLVAKMGQDGHDRGAKVIATGFADLGFDVDIGPLFQTPLEVAQQAVDADVHCVGVSTLAAGHKTLVPELVKELRKMNRPDILVICGGVIPPQDYEFLYQSGVCAVFGPGTRIPQAAVEVIDNIEKNLENIRQAM, from the exons ATGCTGACTGCACATCGGGCCTGTGCAGCCGCGGCTGCGAAGCATCTGGCCAGAGCTTGTGCCTCCTCAGCACGCACGCGTCGCTGTCTGCTTCACACTTCGGTACCCTGTCCGGACCGAGTTGAACTGCATCCCGAATGGGCCAGCCTGGCTAAGAAACAGCTGAAGGGCAAAAACCCAGAAGATCTCATCTGGCACACCCCGGAGGGTCTCGACATCAAGCCCGTGTACACGCAGGCAGACTCGGCTGGGCGCGCAGATGAGCTGCCTGGAGTGTTTCCGTTCACTAGAGGGCCCTATCCAACCATGTACACCTACAGACCCTGGACCATCAGGCAGTATGCTGGCTTCAGTACGGTGGAGGAGAGCAACAAGTTTTATAAGGACAATATTAAAG CCGGACAACAGGGTCTCTCCGTGGCTTTTGACCTCCCGACACACCGCGGCTACGACTCAGACAACCCCAGGGTCCACGGAGACGTGGGCATGGCCGGTGTCGCGATAGACACGGTGGAAGACATGAAGATGCTCTTTGATGAAATTCCTCTGGAGAAGATGTCCGTCTCCATGACGATGAACGGGGCCGTGATCCCAGTGTTGGCCATGTTTATTGTGacgggagaggagcagggagtgCCTAAATCCAAACTAACCGGCACCATTCAGAATGACATTTTAAAGGAGTTTATGGTCCGCAACACCTACATTTTCCCGCCGGAGCCTTCCATGCACGCCATCGCTGACATCTTTGCTTACACGTCAAAG CACATGCCCAAGTTCAACTCCATATCCATCAGTGGCTACCATCTTCAGGAAGCGGGTGCTGATGCCATCCTGGAGGTAGCCTACACCATCGCTAACGGCCTGGAATATTGCCGCACTGGTCTGAAAGCGGGCCTGACTATCGATGAGTTTGCTCCAAG GTTGTCCTTTTTCTGGGGCATCGGCATGAATTTCTACATGGAAATTGCCAAGCTGAGGGCAGCCAGGAGGTTATGGGCCACACTAATAAAGGAGAATTTCCAGCCCAAGAACACCaagtctctcctcctccgcacTCACTGCCAGACTTCAGGATGGTCGCTCACTGAACAG GATCCGTACAACAATGTGATCCGTACAGTGATCGAGGCCATGGCCGCCGTGTTCGGAGGCACGCAGTCTCTCCACACCAACTCCTTTGACGAAGCCCTGGGCCTGCCCACGGTGAAGAGCGCTCGCATTGCCAGGAACACCCAGATTATCGTCCAGGAAGAATCGGGCATCCCTAAAGTCGCTGATCCATGGGGGGGCTCGCACATGATGGAGGCTTTAACAGACGATGTGTACAACACGGCGTTAAAG tTCATTAAGGACATTGAAGAGATGGGAGGGATGGCCAAAGCTGTGGCAGAGGGCATCCCAAAGCTGAGGATTGAAGAATGTGCTGCTCGCAGACAGGCCCGCATTGACTCAG ggtcagaggtcatcgtTGGCGTCAACAAGTACCGCTTAGATAAGGAGGAGACGGTGGAAGTGCTGGCTATAGATAACACAGCCGTACGCGAGAAACAGATagaaaaactcaaaaag GTGAGACAGAGTCGTGACCCCGAGGCGGCGAAGAAGTGCCTGGAAGCCATAGAGGAGTGTGCCCGAACCAGGGAGGGTAACCTTTTGGCCCTGGCTGTGGAGGCAGCACGTGCCAG GTGCTCCGTAGGTGAAATAACTGACGCCATGAAGGCCGTGTTTGGTGAACACAAAGCCAGCACCAGGATGGTGAGCGGTGCCTACCGCAGTGAGTATGGCGAGCAGGAAGAGATCGCCCTGGCTCACAACAG AATTGCAGATTTTAAGAAACATGAGGGCAGGAACCCGCGTCTGCTGGTGGCAAAGATGGGTCAGGACGGTCACGACAGAGGCGCCAAAGTCATCGCCACGGGCTTCGCTGACCTGGGATTTGACGTGGACATCGGACCACTGTTCCAG ACACCCCTGGAGGTTGCCCAGCAGGCTGTCGACGCAGACGTCCACTGTGTTGGCGTCAGCACACTCGCCGCCGGACACAAGACCCTGGTCCCCGAGCTCGTCAAGGAACTGCGGAAGATGAACAGGCCAGATATCCTGGTCATCTGCGGAGGAGTCATCCCGCCACAG